The proteins below are encoded in one region of Paraburkholderia aromaticivorans:
- a CDS encoding DUF4148 domain-containing protein codes for MKSLIQAVVIAAVLAAPVASFAQSNQPVTRAQVRAELIQLEKAGYHPGLADPYYPADIQAAQARVARENGTAQAAESGYGGTVNSASQAGRPVPANGPKSVYFGN; via the coding sequence ATGAAATCGCTCATTCAAGCTGTTGTTATCGCTGCTGTGCTGGCCGCTCCTGTTGCTTCGTTTGCGCAGTCCAACCAGCCCGTGACCCGCGCCCAAGTGCGTGCCGAACTGATTCAGCTCGAAAAGGCAGGCTATCACCCCGGCCTCGCCGACCCGTACTACCCGGCCGACATTCAGGCCGCACAAGCTCGCGTCGCTCGTGAAAACGGCACCGCGCAGGCAGCGGAAAGTGGTTACGGTGGCACGGTGAACAGCGCTTCTCAAGCGGGTCGCCCGGTTCCCGCGAATGGTCCGAAGTCGGTTTATTTCGGCAATTGA
- a CDS encoding glycoside hydrolase family 108 protein → MDNFEDAYRALIGNEGGYSFNPHDPGGETMWGVTARVARSAGYAGAMKDLPLDTARQIAKQKYWDPLHLDELDPRVAFQIFDANYNGGLVVLWMQKASGAKEDGKFGPDTLDAIKSADPLKFVMRFAAHRLRYLRNLHAWPNFSRGWTERMAANLLLGAA, encoded by the coding sequence ATGGACAATTTCGAAGATGCGTACAGGGCCCTGATCGGCAATGAAGGCGGTTACTCCTTCAATCCGCATGACCCTGGCGGTGAAACGATGTGGGGCGTCACGGCGCGCGTGGCACGCAGCGCGGGCTATGCCGGCGCCATGAAAGACCTGCCGCTGGATACCGCCAGACAGATCGCCAAACAGAAGTACTGGGACCCGCTGCATCTCGACGAACTCGACCCGCGCGTTGCCTTCCAGATATTCGACGCCAATTACAACGGCGGCCTGGTGGTGTTGTGGATGCAAAAAGCTTCCGGTGCGAAAGAAGATGGCAAGTTCGGCCCGGACACACTCGACGCGATCAAGAGCGCGGACCCTTTGAAGTTTGTCATGCGCTTTGCCGCCCATCGCTTGCGTTACCTGCGGAACCTGCACGCATGGCCCAATTTCAGCCGTGGATGGACCGAAAGAATGGCCGCTAATCTTCTCCTGGGAGCAGCATGA
- a CDS encoding tetratricopeptide repeat protein yields the protein MSSVQSQRRRVNWRSRSFSAEGSSKRHTANRDFSTGFVPLGLRTAGFIGRGPKQLWPYVLPWVFAVLTIGFFCLVVRGVLTRQLLVPPVETPQSLVERGYTSNFLAERIMSSMRAIGQDAESIPHDTMTDNDAQPDIQIPGQEMSYATTVRFIKGVIKRTDVVVHVGITKVNDSADAYVAHVQIEGGPFNSRESTVSFAGRDLEKFVHDIAVKAMRLAEPNILASHLYSQVQRTKCSLAQCDYGEIVTIYDEVLALPASEQGEWALAGKAWLLANQGLSKEAEQQTREALTVYQHSAVLHASLGIALEQQHRIDDALEALRAGASEKSKTAENLRLLGDVLLHANRYSEALDAFKQADRMKPDSVDNLHDWGEALVTVGRYDEAIEKLSRAVALRPDLAPSYAEWGRALDRKGDLPGASRKYAQALQLDAGTLSARESHLARLARAAQGGNRPDASKPNGGVRPVSNPPASTQLQTA from the coding sequence ATGTCGAGTGTGCAGAGCCAACGTCGGCGAGTGAATTGGCGAAGCCGGTCTTTTTCCGCGGAAGGCAGTTCAAAGCGTCACACTGCAAATCGCGACTTTTCAACCGGATTCGTGCCGCTCGGGTTGCGGACCGCCGGCTTCATCGGGCGAGGCCCGAAACAATTGTGGCCGTATGTTTTGCCGTGGGTTTTCGCGGTGCTCACCATCGGTTTTTTCTGCCTCGTGGTGCGCGGCGTACTCACGCGGCAATTGCTGGTGCCGCCCGTCGAAACGCCGCAGTCGCTGGTGGAACGCGGCTATACATCGAATTTTCTCGCGGAACGCATCATGTCTTCGATGCGAGCAATCGGTCAGGACGCCGAGTCGATCCCGCACGACACCATGACGGACAACGACGCACAACCGGACATTCAGATCCCCGGTCAGGAGATGTCGTATGCGACCACCGTGCGCTTCATCAAAGGCGTTATCAAACGCACGGACGTTGTCGTTCATGTCGGCATCACGAAGGTCAACGACAGCGCGGACGCCTACGTGGCGCATGTGCAGATTGAAGGCGGTCCGTTTAATTCCCGCGAAAGCACGGTGTCTTTCGCAGGACGCGACCTGGAGAAGTTCGTGCACGACATCGCGGTCAAAGCCATGCGTCTTGCCGAGCCGAATATTCTCGCCAGTCATCTCTACTCGCAAGTTCAGAGAACCAAGTGTTCGCTCGCGCAATGCGACTACGGCGAGATCGTCACGATCTACGACGAAGTGCTCGCACTGCCCGCCTCCGAGCAAGGCGAATGGGCGCTCGCCGGCAAAGCGTGGCTGCTTGCCAATCAGGGGCTGTCCAAGGAGGCCGAGCAGCAGACCCGCGAAGCGCTGACCGTGTACCAGCATTCGGCGGTGCTGCACGCTAGCCTTGGCATTGCACTCGAACAGCAGCATCGCATCGACGACGCGCTCGAAGCCTTGCGAGCCGGCGCCAGCGAGAAATCGAAGACGGCGGAAAATTTGCGTCTTCTCGGCGACGTGCTGTTGCATGCGAATCGCTATTCCGAAGCACTCGATGCATTCAAGCAGGCTGACAGAATGAAGCCGGACTCTGTCGACAACCTGCACGATTGGGGCGAAGCGCTCGTCACCGTGGGACGCTATGACGAAGCAATCGAAAAGCTCTCCCGCGCCGTCGCATTGCGCCCCGATCTCGCGCCCTCCTACGCGGAATGGGGCCGGGCACTGGATCGCAAAGGCGATCTGCCCGGCGCCTCGCGCAAATATGCGCAAGCGTTGCAACTCGATGCGGGGACTTTGTCAGCGCGAGAAAGTCATCTGGCGCGGCTTGCCAGAGCGGCGCAGGGAGGCAATCGCCCAGACGCGTCGAAACCCAACGGCGGCGTCAGGCCTGTTTCGAATCCACCCGCCTCAACTCAGTTGCAAACCGCGTAA
- a CDS encoding ABC transporter permease, whose protein sequence is MSTTPQQMMRSGIDAASLAHVERVAQKRIRQRHALVISLRIVVLVVVLGGWELSARLKWIDPFFFSMPSAIFEQIIDWFVNGTSQGPLLTQVWVTLEETGLGFIIGSVAGVFCGIVLGRNKLLSDVFSLYIKIANSIPRVVLGSVFVIALGLGMASKVALAVVMVFFVVFANAFQGVREADRYMIANAQILGASRRQVTTSVVIPSALSWILASLHVSFGFALVGAVVGEFLGSKQGIGLLISTAQGAFNASGVFAAMIVLAVVALAADYLLTAVEQRLLKWRPAAV, encoded by the coding sequence ATGTCTACTACCCCTCAACAGATGATGCGCTCGGGCATCGACGCCGCATCGCTCGCCCATGTCGAACGTGTGGCGCAAAAACGCATCCGGCAGCGTCACGCGCTGGTGATCTCGCTGCGTATCGTCGTGCTGGTGGTCGTACTCGGCGGGTGGGAACTGTCCGCGCGCCTGAAGTGGATCGACCCATTCTTCTTCTCAATGCCGAGCGCGATTTTCGAACAGATCATCGACTGGTTCGTGAACGGCACCTCGCAAGGTCCGCTGCTGACGCAAGTGTGGGTCACGCTCGAAGAAACCGGGCTTGGCTTCATAATTGGTTCGGTCGCCGGTGTGTTCTGCGGCATCGTGCTCGGCCGCAACAAGCTGCTGTCCGACGTCTTCAGTCTCTACATCAAGATCGCCAACTCGATTCCGCGCGTGGTGCTCGGTTCGGTGTTCGTGATTGCACTGGGGCTGGGTATGGCGTCGAAGGTGGCGCTGGCGGTGGTGATGGTGTTCTTCGTCGTGTTCGCCAACGCTTTTCAGGGCGTGCGTGAAGCCGATCGCTACATGATCGCGAATGCGCAGATTCTCGGCGCATCGCGCCGCCAGGTGACGACCTCGGTGGTGATCCCGTCGGCATTGAGCTGGATTCTTGCCAGCTTGCACGTGAGCTTCGGTTTTGCGCTGGTCGGTGCGGTGGTCGGCGAGTTCCTCGGCTCAAAGCAAGGTATCGGACTGTTGATCTCGACTGCGCAAGGCGCGTTCAACGCAAGTGGTGTTTTCGCCGCGATGATTGTGTTGGCCGTGGTCGCACTGGCAGCGGATTATCTGTTGACTGCGGTCGAACAGCGACTGTTGAAGTGGCGGCCGGCTGCGGTTTGA
- a CDS encoding ABC transporter ATP-binding protein codes for MNQPLSRDTPAIEMRNVSCRFISPDGKATIALRDFSMSVARGEFVAVVGPTGCGKSTTLSMITGLLKPTTGEVRVMGAPVDGIDPRIGFVFQADAVFPWRSVLDNVAAGPLYRGRSKSAAYDEANEWLRRVGLDKFGKHYPHQLSGGMRKRVALAQTFINKPEILLMDEPFSALDMQTRTLMQDELLQLWGGAGSVVFVTHDLEEAIALADRVFVLTARPATLKKVYEIDLPRPRVTSEVRYDPRFIEISRDIWHDLREEVQIG; via the coding sequence ATGAATCAACCCCTGTCACGCGATACGCCAGCGATCGAGATGCGCAACGTGTCGTGCCGTTTCATTTCTCCTGATGGCAAGGCGACGATCGCGTTGCGCGACTTCAGCATGTCGGTGGCGCGCGGCGAATTCGTCGCGGTGGTCGGCCCCACGGGTTGCGGCAAGTCCACCACGCTCAGCATGATCACCGGCTTGCTGAAGCCCACCACGGGCGAAGTGCGCGTGATGGGCGCGCCGGTGGACGGCATCGATCCGCGTATCGGTTTCGTGTTTCAGGCCGACGCCGTGTTCCCGTGGCGTTCGGTGCTCGACAACGTGGCGGCAGGTCCGCTGTATCGAGGCCGTTCGAAATCCGCCGCGTACGACGAAGCCAACGAATGGTTGCGCCGTGTCGGCCTCGACAAGTTCGGCAAGCATTATCCGCATCAACTGTCCGGCGGCATGAGAAAGCGCGTGGCGCTCGCGCAGACCTTCATCAACAAGCCGGAAATCCTGCTGATGGACGAGCCGTTCTCGGCGCTCGACATGCAGACCCGCACGCTGATGCAGGACGAACTGCTGCAACTGTGGGGCGGCGCGGGCTCGGTGGTGTTCGTCACGCACGACCTGGAGGAAGCGATCGCGCTCGCCGACCGCGTATTCGTGCTGACCGCGCGTCCGGCGACGCTGAAGAAAGTGTACGAAATCGATCTGCCGCGTCCGCGGGTCACCTCGGAAGTGCGCTACGACCCGCGTTTCATCGAAATTTCGCGCGACATCTGGCACGACCTGCGCGAAGAAGTGCAGATCGGCTAA
- a CDS encoding ABC transporter substrate-binding protein, whose translation MRTLRQIAAVSGVAFTLAAASAAAHAEKLTIMVGGATKIIYLPAKLTEQLGYFKDEGLDVEILSQPAGVDAENELLAGAVQGVVGFYDHTIDLQSKGKEIQALVIFGQVPGEVEMVSTKAVDSFKSMADSKGKTLGVTGLGSSTSFLTQYLAQRAGVPSTQYTLLPVGADNSFIAAIKQSRIDAGMTTEPTVSQLLKTGDAKVLVDMRTLEGTRAALGGTYPASSFYVQRAWAESHKDDAAKLSHAFAKTLNFIATHSAEEIAAKMPKDYYGNNKDLYVGALRASLPMFTKDGKMPADGPDTVLKVLSAFNPSVKGKHIDLAKTYTNDYVSAPVKTAAK comes from the coding sequence ATGCGTACCTTGCGCCAGATTGCCGCTGTGTCAGGTGTTGCGTTCACCCTTGCCGCCGCTTCGGCCGCCGCTCACGCGGAAAAGCTCACGATCATGGTCGGCGGCGCCACCAAGATCATCTATCTGCCCGCCAAGCTGACGGAGCAACTCGGCTACTTCAAGGACGAAGGCCTCGACGTCGAAATCCTCTCGCAGCCGGCCGGCGTTGACGCGGAAAACGAACTGCTCGCGGGCGCGGTGCAAGGCGTGGTGGGCTTCTACGACCACACCATCGACCTGCAGAGCAAGGGCAAGGAAATCCAGGCGCTGGTGATCTTCGGCCAGGTGCCGGGTGAAGTGGAAATGGTTTCCACCAAGGCCGTCGACAGCTTCAAGAGCATGGCCGACTCGAAGGGCAAAACGCTCGGCGTGACTGGGCTCGGTTCATCGACCAGCTTCCTCACGCAATACCTCGCACAACGTGCGGGCGTGCCGTCCACGCAATACACGCTGCTGCCGGTGGGCGCGGATAACAGCTTTATCGCGGCCATCAAGCAGAGCCGCATCGACGCGGGCATGACGACCGAGCCGACCGTCTCGCAGTTGCTGAAGACCGGCGACGCCAAGGTGCTGGTCGACATGCGCACGCTGGAAGGCACGCGCGCCGCGCTCGGCGGCACCTATCCGGCTTCGAGCTTCTATGTGCAGCGTGCGTGGGCGGAATCGCACAAGGACGACGCCGCGAAACTCTCGCACGCTTTCGCGAAGACGCTGAACTTCATCGCGACGCATAGCGCCGAAGAGATCGCCGCGAAGATGCCGAAGGACTACTACGGCAACAACAAAGACCTGTACGTGGGCGCGCTGAGGGCGTCGCTGCCGATGTTCACGAAGGACGGCAAGATGCCCGCCGACGGCCCGGATACCGTGCTGAAAGTGCTGTCGGCGTTCAATCCTTCGGTGAAGGGTAAGCATATCGACCTCGCCAAGACTTACACCAACGACTACGTGTCGGCACCGGTCAAGACGGCGGCGAAGTAA
- a CDS encoding response regulator: MKLLLIEDNPTLAHWLAKMLEQEAFALDAVQDGDAADQLLRTNHYDVILLDLNLPKLSGKNVLRRLRQRGDATPVLILTASGSIDEKVELLGAGADDYLVKPFEVRELIARIKVAIRRQSPSKASEVVCGDLAFDIDTRQFTLKGAPLNVTPRERSVLETLILRLGKTVTKPALVDAIFTLADEPSEDAVEIYISRLRKKLDGSLAAIVTLRGLGYLLRKKEDDQ, encoded by the coding sequence ATGAAGCTGCTGCTCATCGAAGACAACCCCACGCTGGCGCACTGGCTCGCGAAGATGCTGGAGCAGGAGGCGTTCGCGCTCGACGCCGTGCAGGACGGCGACGCCGCCGACCAGCTGCTGCGCACCAATCACTACGACGTGATCCTGCTCGACCTGAATCTGCCCAAGCTGTCGGGCAAGAACGTGCTGCGGCGTCTGCGTCAGCGTGGCGACGCGACGCCGGTGCTGATTCTGACGGCGAGCGGCTCGATCGACGAAAAGGTGGAACTGCTCGGCGCCGGCGCGGACGATTACCTGGTCAAGCCGTTCGAAGTGCGCGAGTTGATCGCGCGGATCAAGGTGGCGATCCGCCGGCAGTCACCCTCGAAGGCGAGCGAAGTGGTGTGCGGCGATCTCGCGTTCGACATCGATACGCGGCAGTTCACGCTGAAGGGCGCGCCGCTGAACGTCACGCCACGCGAGCGCTCGGTGCTCGAAACGTTGATCCTGCGTCTGGGCAAAACCGTGACGAAGCCGGCGCTGGTCGACGCGATCTTCACGCTCGCCGACGAGCCGAGTGAAGATGCCGTCGAAATCTACATCTCGCGTCTGCGCAAGAAACTCGATGGCAGTTTGGCAGCGATCGTCACACTGCGCGGGCTCGGCTATTTGCTGCGCAAGAAAGAAGATGACCAATAG
- a CDS encoding sensor histidine kinase, translated as MTNSLRMRLLWWLLVPLALYVFVTGKAEYDNARRTADLVQDNQLISSARMIAGEVEWVDGFLRVDVPPAALEVFVSPYRDQVFYSVQVDDGRLLAGTPDFPTRPAQAPDTPDHYDTHLQGHTVRAVGLVRLMYDNGATRRVRVTVGKTVRSRDAMAQQLWQPQLVRQIEMIVLAVALVCIGLTFELRPLMKVKEEVADRDPMQLEPIRVERLHTELRPIVEAINQCIARLGVQVAAQRRFIADAAHQLRTPLTLLGTQLQFARQQEGLNPALDEALAAMHRSNRSMVGLTNKLLLLAQAEAADNTQLTVETVDLVPLAMEVVEDLALLAEARDIDLGAELNGAAPVAGHRGLLQALIANLAENAIRYTGSGGHVTVGVSADADTVTVSVLDDGPGIPAESRSRVFEPFFRASADTEGTGLGLAIVREIADAHHGEITLKPGEGGKGVHISVSFPRAAAERFKAG; from the coding sequence ATGACCAATAGTCTGCGCATGCGCCTGTTGTGGTGGCTGCTGGTGCCACTCGCGTTGTACGTGTTCGTGACAGGCAAGGCCGAATACGACAACGCGCGGCGCACGGCGGATCTGGTGCAGGACAATCAGTTGATTTCGTCGGCGCGCATGATCGCGGGCGAAGTGGAATGGGTGGACGGCTTCCTGCGTGTGGATGTGCCGCCCGCCGCGCTCGAAGTATTCGTGTCGCCCTACCGCGACCAGGTGTTCTACAGCGTGCAGGTCGACGACGGACGCCTGCTCGCCGGAACACCCGATTTCCCGACGCGTCCGGCGCAGGCACCCGATACGCCGGATCACTACGACACCCATCTGCAAGGCCACACTGTGCGCGCGGTTGGCCTCGTGCGTCTCATGTACGACAATGGCGCGACGCGTCGCGTGCGCGTGACGGTCGGCAAAACCGTGCGTTCGCGCGACGCCATGGCTCAGCAGTTGTGGCAACCGCAGCTCGTGAGGCAGATCGAAATGATCGTGTTGGCGGTCGCGCTGGTGTGCATCGGCCTCACCTTCGAGTTGCGGCCGCTGATGAAAGTCAAAGAGGAGGTGGCGGATCGCGACCCGATGCAACTGGAGCCGATTCGCGTCGAGCGTCTGCATACCGAGTTGCGGCCGATCGTGGAAGCGATCAATCAATGTATTGCGCGGCTCGGCGTGCAGGTGGCCGCGCAACGCCGTTTTATCGCCGACGCCGCGCATCAGTTGCGCACGCCGCTTACTTTGCTCGGCACGCAATTGCAGTTCGCCCGTCAGCAGGAGGGCTTGAATCCCGCGCTCGACGAAGCACTGGCCGCAATGCACCGTAGTAATCGTTCGATGGTGGGTCTCACGAACAAGCTGCTTCTGCTCGCGCAAGCCGAGGCCGCCGACAACACGCAACTCACCGTGGAAACGGTGGACCTGGTGCCGCTCGCCATGGAAGTCGTGGAGGACCTCGCGTTGCTCGCAGAGGCGCGAGACATCGATTTAGGCGCCGAACTGAACGGTGCCGCGCCGGTGGCGGGGCACCGCGGGCTACTGCAGGCGTTGATTGCCAATCTGGCGGAGAACGCGATCCGCTATACGGGCAGTGGCGGTCACGTCACCGTGGGCGTGAGCGCCGACGCCGATACCGTCACCGTGAGCGTGCTGGACGATGGTCCCGGCATTCCGGCCGAGTCGCGTAGCCGGGTATTCGAGCCGTTTTTCCGGGCTTCAGCGGATACGGAGGGCACTGGTTTGGGCCTCGCCATCGTGCGTGAAATCGCGGACGCCCACCACGGCGAGATCACGCTCAAGCCGGGCGAGGGTGGCAAAGGCGTGCACATCAGCGTGTCATTTCCGCGAGCCGCGGCAGAGCGGTTTAAGGCCGGTTGA
- a CDS encoding ABC transporter substrate-binding protein yields MPHAVTRVARAVHAAVAASLTIFLLAQPAAPAYADSPEKVVIMVGGITKLIYLPARLTEQLGYFKAEGLDVELQSQPAGVDAENELLAGGVQAVVGFYDHAIDLQAKGKEVKAIVVFGQVPGEVEMVATKAAGSIKSMADVKGKTLGVTGLGSSTNFLTQYLASLKGVPSSQYTVLPVGADNSFIAAIRQGRIDAGMTTEPTVSQLLKSGDAKVLVDMRNVEGTRAALGGTYPASSLYVQSAWLDKHPQEAAKLARAFVKTLRYLNTHSAEEIAAQMPKDYSGNDKALYVSALKATLPMYTVDGKMPADGPETVLKVLAGFNPSVKDRHIDLSRTFTNQFVNEVKP; encoded by the coding sequence ATGCCTCATGCTGTGACGCGCGTTGCGCGCGCCGTCCATGCCGCCGTCGCGGCGTCGCTCACGATCTTCCTGCTCGCCCAGCCGGCGGCGCCCGCGTACGCGGATTCGCCCGAAAAAGTCGTCATCATGGTGGGCGGCATCACCAAGCTCATCTATCTGCCCGCACGCCTGACCGAACAGCTTGGCTACTTCAAGGCAGAGGGGCTCGACGTCGAACTGCAATCGCAGCCGGCGGGCGTCGATGCGGAAAACGAATTGCTCGCGGGCGGCGTGCAGGCTGTGGTCGGCTTCTACGATCACGCGATCGATCTGCAAGCCAAGGGTAAGGAAGTCAAGGCGATCGTCGTGTTCGGACAGGTGCCTGGCGAAGTGGAGATGGTCGCGACCAAGGCAGCCGGTTCGATCAAAAGCATGGCCGACGTGAAGGGCAAAACGCTCGGCGTGACGGGCCTCGGTTCTTCGACCAACTTTCTCACGCAGTATCTCGCCAGCCTCAAAGGCGTGCCGAGTTCACAATACACGGTGCTGCCAGTGGGCGCCGACAACAGCTTTATCGCCGCGATCCGGCAAGGGCGTATCGACGCGGGCATGACCACCGAGCCAACCGTCTCGCAACTGCTCAAATCCGGCGACGCCAAGGTGCTGGTGGACATGCGCAATGTCGAAGGCACGCGCGCCGCGCTCGGCGGAACGTATCCGGCCTCAAGCCTGTATGTGCAGAGCGCGTGGCTCGACAAGCACCCGCAGGAGGCGGCCAAACTCGCGCGCGCGTTCGTGAAGACGTTGCGATACCTGAATACACATAGCGCCGAAGAGATCGCCGCTCAAATGCCGAAAGACTACAGCGGCAATGACAAGGCGCTCTATGTGAGCGCGTTGAAGGCCACGCTGCCGATGTACACCGTCGACGGCAAGATGCCCGCCGACGGTCCGGAAACGGTGCTCAAGGTGCTGGCGGGTTTCAACCCGTCGGTGAAGGATCGTCATATCGATCTGTCGAGGACCTTCACCAATCAGTTCGTCAATGAGGTGAAGCCGTAA
- a CDS encoding sensor histidine kinase, whose translation MFSGSLRGRLLWWLLLPLAAFVSISGVISYRNAQTTADLVQDNALLSSMRIIGEDIDWDNGNVSIQIPPAALELFESPEQDSVFYRVEASGHRLVAGSLELPLPPHTGDSPTLYATRLADGRAVRAVAYVRQLYDTGRTEEVIVAVAKTESSRDAMVWRLLRPQLFGEVLTLVLAMVFVYLGLTFELRPLMKVKDDVADRNPSQLQPIRVARLHVELRPIVDAINQCIARMGQQAATQRQFISDAAHQMRTPLTLLVAQIQFARQRENRDAPLAEALAGMHKSSRKLTTLTDKLLLLAQAESAAPASACERVDLSALIAGVLEELIAFAQSREIDLGAELEDGMIVTGDEALTAALVTNLVDNALRYTQPGGRVTVHTARRNDMAIVRVIDNGPGIKAEARARVFERFYRASSHADGTGLGLPIVREIAHRQGGTVTLESGEDGIGLVATVGMRLWTAAT comes from the coding sequence GTGTTTTCAGGCAGCTTGCGCGGACGCTTGCTGTGGTGGCTTCTGCTACCACTGGCGGCGTTCGTTTCCATTTCCGGTGTGATTTCGTACCGCAACGCGCAGACCACGGCGGACCTCGTGCAGGACAATGCGTTGCTCTCGTCGATGCGTATCATCGGTGAGGATATCGATTGGGACAATGGCAATGTCTCGATCCAGATTCCGCCGGCTGCGCTGGAACTGTTCGAGTCGCCGGAACAGGATAGCGTGTTCTATCGTGTCGAGGCGAGCGGCCACCGCCTGGTGGCGGGCAGCCTCGAGTTGCCGTTGCCGCCGCACACCGGTGACAGCCCCACGCTCTACGCCACCCGTCTTGCAGATGGCCGCGCCGTGCGCGCAGTCGCTTACGTCCGGCAGCTTTACGACACGGGGCGCACGGAAGAAGTCATCGTCGCGGTTGCGAAAACCGAGAGTTCGCGAGATGCGATGGTGTGGCGCCTGTTGCGTCCGCAGCTATTCGGCGAGGTGCTCACGCTCGTGCTCGCGATGGTGTTCGTGTACCTCGGATTGACTTTCGAACTGCGTCCCTTGATGAAAGTGAAGGACGATGTCGCCGATCGCAATCCATCGCAGCTACAGCCAATTCGTGTTGCGCGCCTGCATGTCGAACTAAGACCGATCGTCGATGCAATCAACCAGTGCATCGCGCGCATGGGTCAGCAGGCCGCGACTCAGCGGCAATTCATTTCCGATGCCGCGCACCAGATGCGCACGCCGCTCACGCTGCTGGTGGCGCAAATCCAGTTTGCGCGGCAACGAGAGAACCGCGACGCGCCACTCGCCGAAGCGCTGGCGGGCATGCATAAGAGCAGCCGCAAGCTGACCACCTTGACCGACAAACTTCTGCTGCTCGCGCAGGCCGAGTCCGCTGCGCCCGCCAGTGCGTGCGAACGCGTCGATCTGAGTGCGTTGATCGCGGGTGTGCTGGAGGAGTTGATTGCATTTGCGCAGTCTCGCGAAATCGATCTGGGCGCCGAACTGGAAGACGGAATGATCGTGACCGGCGACGAGGCATTGACCGCGGCGCTCGTCACCAATCTCGTCGACAACGCGCTGCGTTATACCCAGCCGGGCGGCCGCGTCACCGTGCATACCGCGCGCCGCAACGACATGGCCATCGTGCGTGTGATCGACAATGGACCGGGTATCAAGGCCGAGGCGCGGGCGCGCGTGTTCGAACGCTTCTATCGCGCGTCGAGTCACGCAGACGGCACCGGCCTCGGCCTGCCGATCGTGCGCGAGATTGCCCATCGCCAGGGCGGTACCGTCACGCTCGAATCCGGCGAGGATGGTATCGGTCTCGTCGCCACGGTGGGAATGCGACTATGGACCGCCGCAACATGA
- a CDS encoding response regulator transcription factor has product MKLLLVEDDADLARWVMNLMQVEHFVIDWAQNGERAETLLGLQCYDAVLLDLRLPGIGGKDVLARLRRKRDNVPVLMLTANGSTDDKVACFSAGADDYVVKPFDARELVARIKALIRRQAAGDKGQSIECGDLRYLFDSREFMLQSEPLPLRRREHAILETLMLKQGKTVSKATLMDKVFTLDDEPSADAIDIYIHRLRKHLAASSAKIMTLRGLGYILREEEPREAFAVAL; this is encoded by the coding sequence ATGAAACTGCTGCTCGTTGAAGACGACGCGGACCTCGCGCGCTGGGTGATGAACCTGATGCAGGTCGAGCACTTTGTGATCGACTGGGCACAAAACGGCGAACGGGCCGAGACGCTGCTCGGCTTGCAATGCTACGACGCCGTGTTGCTCGATTTGCGCTTGCCCGGCATCGGCGGCAAGGATGTGCTCGCGCGGCTGCGCCGCAAACGCGACAACGTGCCGGTGCTCATGCTTACCGCGAATGGCTCGACCGACGACAAGGTCGCCTGCTTCTCCGCCGGCGCCGACGACTATGTCGTGAAGCCCTTCGACGCACGCGAACTGGTGGCGCGCATCAAGGCGCTGATCCGCCGCCAGGCGGCCGGCGACAAGGGCCAGTCGATCGAGTGCGGCGACTTGCGCTATCTGTTCGACTCGCGTGAATTCATGCTGCAAAGCGAGCCTTTGCCGTTGCGCCGTCGCGAACATGCCATCCTCGAGACGTTGATGCTGAAACAGGGCAAGACGGTTTCTAAGGCGACGCTGATGGACAAGGTCTTCACACTCGACGACGAACCCAGCGCCGATGCAATCGATATCTATATTCACCGCCTGCGCAAACATCTCGCAGCGTCGAGCGCGAAGATCATGACCCTGCGCGGGCTCGGCTACATCCTGCGTGAAGAAGAACCGCGCGAAGCGTTTGCTGTTGCGTTGTAG